ACAAGCTACTTTATTGAAAAATTTCGAAAGTTGATGAACATGACACCTTTAGCATACAAAAAATATAAAATGGAAGATGGAACAGATAGAGGAGCGATTTGTACTAACTTATTGAATGAAAGTGTATATTTTGGAACGAATACTAAAAAATTTTTTTGAATTCATTTTATGATTTATGTAACCATCCTCCTATGCTTTTCGTCTATCATATGTGAACTTGTCTGGACATCTGTTCTTCAATGATAAAAAAGGATTTTCGAAGCACTTTTTTTTTGAATTTTTTACGTTATAATAAGGGTTATGGGTTTTGTAAGAAAAGATTATTCAATGTACTTTTTATGATAGATAAATACCGTTTTTTCAATGATTGTGCATGTGCCAACGTAAGTAAAGGCGGAAATGATGACAAAAGTTTATTTGATTGAGAAAGGAAGATACATTCAATGTTTGGAATTGGTACTAGAGACCTTGGGATAGACTTAGGAACTGCGAATACGTTAGTGTTTGTAAAAGGAAAAGGTGTTGTTGTGCGCGAGCCATCTGTTGTGGCGCTACAAACGGATACAAAGCAAATTGTTGCAGTCGGAAATGACGCAAAAAATATGATTGGTCGTACGCCGGGGAATGTTGTAGCGCTACGCCCAATGAAAGATGGGGTTATTGCGGATTATGACACGACTGCCACGATGATGAAATATTACATAAAGCAGGCGACGAAAAATAAAGGGTTATTTTCACGTAAGCCGTATATTATGGTGTGTGTTCCTTCTGGTATTACTGCTGTAGAAGAGCGTGCGGTAATCGATGCAACGCGTCAAGCGGGTGCTAGAGATGCTTATACAATTGAAGAACCATTTGCGGCAGCGATTGGAGCGAATCTACCAGTTTGGGAGCCGACAGGAAGTATGGTTGTCGACATCGGTGGTGGAACGACAGAAGTGGCAATTATTTCACTTGGTGGAATCGTAACAAGCCAGTCTATCCGAGTGGCTGGAGACGAAATGGATGATGCTATTATTAACTACATCCGTAAAACGTACAACTTAATGATCGGTGATCGTACAGCAGAAGCAATCAAAATGGAAGTAGGATCTGCCGGTTCACCGGAAGGCATCGAAAATATGGAAATTCGCGGCCGTGATTTGTTGACGGGTTTACCGAAAACGATTGAAATTACAGCTAAGGAGATTGCAGAAGCACTTCATGATACAGTGTACGCAATTGTTGATGCAGTGAAAAATACATTAGAGAAAACTCCACCTGAATTAGCAGCGGATATTATGGACCGTGGTATTGTCTTAACAGGTGGCGGTGCATTATTACGAAACTTAGATAAGGTCATTAGCGAAGAAACGAATATGCCAGTATTAATTGCGGAAAATCCACTAGACTGTGTTGCAATTGGAACAGGAAAGGCGTTAGACCACATTCATTTATTCAAAAATCGAGCAAAAGATCAAAGGTAATTCGAGGTGTAAATCATGCCACAGTTTTTATTAAATAAGCGTCTAATCCTTTTGCTTGTAAGTATTATATTGTTGGTGGCATTGATTGGTTTTTCCTTCAAAAAGGATCGAAATCTTTCTTGGCCAGAAGAATTCATTCAAGATACGATTGGACTTGTCCAAAGTGTATTTCATAGGCCCGCACAATATGTCGCGGGCTTCTTTGAAAATGTAAATAATTTACTCGATACATATGAGGAGAACGAAATTTTACGAAGCCAATTGAACAGTTATATGCAGCTAGAGGAACGAATTCAACAATTACAATTGGAGAATGAGAAGTTGAAGGAAGAGCTAGATATTCAAAACGAGCAAGACTTGAGCGATTATGAAGTCATTCGAGGTACCGTCTATGTTCGAAATCCAGATCAATGGAATGAATTGATAAAGATCAATAAAGGAACCATTCACGGCGTGGAAAAAGACATGGCGGTGATGACGGCAAAAGGATTAATTGGAAAAGTGAAAAGTACAAGTCAGTTCACTTCAACCGTTCAATTACTAAGTATGCCAAATCGAGAAAACCGAATTTCTGCTTTGATTTCAACGGAAAACGGTGCAGTATTCGGTTTAATCGAAGGATATGACGATGAATTAAAAGCATTGGAAATGAAAATTATTGAGACGGACAGAGAGATTAAAGAGGGCGACGGAGTAACGACGTCGGGTCTAGGAGGAATCTTCCCAGAAGGGTTGCCAATTGGAGAAGTGTTAAAGGTTGAGCCGGATGCGTATGGGCTATCCAAAATTGCTTTTATTCAGCCTGCTGCAGATTTTTATGACATTGAACATGTGATGTTTATTAAACGAGAGATGCCGACCATTCATTCTGAAGAAGCTGAAGGTGAAGAAGAATGATTAAACGTTTTTTTCTTCTGTTTGCCATCTTCACCACTTTTGTCAGTGAAAGTATTTTTGTTGATTTAGTTTCGGTTCCGTTTCTGTCTGATGATCAAACGGTCGTTCCTCATTTTTTAGTCGTAGCGATTATTGCTGTAACTGCATACACGTCCCAAAGTTTTGGGATTTTATGTGGGGTATTGTTCGGATTTTTATATGATGTTGTCTATACGGAGGTCATCGGGGTATACACGTTTTCCTATCCCGTTTTAGCTTTTTTAACGAGATGGGCGTTGAGAGCATTTCATAACAACGCCTTTGTACTCGTTTTATTAAGCATGCTTGCAATTTCTGTATTGGAATTTTATACATTTTGGATTTATTCAGCTGTTGGCGTTACGGATCTTTCCGTTAACATGTTTGTTTCGAATCGGCTAGTTCCTACATTACTTTTAAATGCAACGGTTTCACTGTTGTTAATCTATCCATTTAAACGATTCATTTTGAGCTTACAGATTGAACAAATTGACGATTAATTTATTCTAAGAAAAGGATTTTTCATTGCATATGTCGAAATAGTTTTTGTGTTGAGGTGAACATCGTGAAAGCTCAAAAACAAAATTACGTAACCATTAAAGGAACAAAGGATGGATTAACACTATATTTGGATGATACGTGCTCGTTTCAAGATCTTGAGCGGGAGATTGACATATTATTATCTAAACGTCAGTATGTTCAAGAAGATAGTCCATTAATCGGTGTCGTCCTGAAGGTTGGAAATCGATATTTAACAGAACAACAAGAAGAACGGTTAAAAATACTAATTCGTAAAAAGAGAAATTTATTCGTTCAATCCATTGATTCAAATGTCATGACAAAAGAAGAGGCCGAAAGATGGAAAAAGGAAACGGAAATTGTTTCAGTCGCTAAAATTATTCGTTCTGGACAAGTTCTAAAAGTAAGTGGGGATTTGCTACTAATCGGAGATGTGAACCCAGGTGGAACCGTCATGGCAAGCGGAAACATTTTTATAATGGGATCATTGAAGGGGAGCGCGCATGCTGGTACTGAAGGAAATCGAGATGCCATCATTGCAGCGTCGTCTATGGATCCGCTTCAACTTCGCATTTCAGATGTATTATTGTCTACTCTTCAAGAAATTAGCAACGAAGGAAACGGAACGATGGAATGCGCGTACATAGATGAGAATGATACGATTGTCATCGATCGAGTACAGCAACTATCACATCTTAGACCCAATTTATCTAGGTTTGAGGGGGAATGAATTATGGGTGAGGCTATCGTCATAACATCTGGTAAGGGTGGAGTGGGTAAAACAACAACCTCTGCTAACCTTGGTACGGCATTAGCCATTTTCGGGAAAAAAGTTTGTTTAGTAGATACAGATATAGGTTTGCGCAATTTAGATGTTGTAATGGGGTTAGAAAACCGTATCATTTATGATCTTGTCGATGTCGTGCAAGGTCGCTGTAAGCTACATCAAGCGCTCGTAAAAGATAAACGTTTTGATGGTTTATTATACTTATTACCTGCTGCCCAAACGAGTGATAAATCTGCAGTTTCGCCTTCAGAAATGGCAAAGCTAGTAGAAGAATTAAAGCAAGAATATGACTATATCATTATTGACTGTCCTGCGGGTATTGAACAAGGATATAAGAATGCAGTTTCTGGAGCGGATAAAGCCATCGTTGTCACTACACCTGAGATTTCGGCCGTTCGCGATGCGGACCGCATTATCGGACTGTTAGAAAAGGAAGATATCGAGCCTCCGAAACTTGTAATCAATCGAATTCGTAACCATTTAGTACAAAATGGAGATATGCTTGAGGTCGATGAAATTGTAACTCATTTATCAATCGATTTAATTGGAATCGTGGCTGATGACGATGAAGTAATCCGAGCTTCTAATGAAGGAGAACCTATTGTCATGAGTCCAGATAGCAAAGCTTCCATCGCATACCGAAACATCGCTCGTCGTATATTGGGTGAATCAGTACCGCTATTAGCCTTAGAAGAGCCGGATAAAGGTGTTTTTGCAAAACTGAAACGTTTCTTTGGCGTTAAAGTATGATTTATAAGTAACTATAATCACTAAGGATTTCATGTCCTTAGTGATTTTTTTTAGAAGCATTTTCTTGATAGCTATAAAATAATAGATTGTTTTACTTATATTACCATTTTAATATAATAATATATAGAGTTGAAAAGTTACTTTTAATTTGTGTTCTAGTCATTTTTACCATTTTAAATTACAGCTTCAAGGAGAGGATTTCTGAAGTGAAAATCCCAATATTAGAACCAGCAAAAGGCGTTTATTTAGAGGCGATCAAGAAATACATCAAGTTTAGACAAGTACCACTAATGAGTGCAGACTACGAGGTAAACGGGGAAATATATAAATTTGTAGGCTTATATAAAAAGAAATGGTTTGGAGACGGAATTGTTAATAGGTTGATACAGGATTTTCTAGTTGTTGATCAAAAGGGGGAAGTTGTCCGAGATGAAGAACTGACTAAAAGAGTATTGGAATACTATTGTACCTTTGAAACGATATGGATAGAAGAAGGTCGTATAAAGGCTGCGTTAAAACATGATGTCGAATTTTTTGAAGGAATTTTACAAAATGCTGATGAGCTCATCTCATTAATGATTCCAGTGATGGAGAAGTATCGAAATGGATTGGAAAAAAATCTTAATGATGTAAAACAAGTATTCTCATACTTAGAGCTTTGGAACGAAAAGAGCATTGAATTAGAAAAAATAGCAAGAGAGCTAGAAGCATCAATAAAATCTCTTTTAAATAGAGATTTTATTGATGAAGAATCCTTTAAAAAAATAAAAAGTCAACTTATAGAATTTGTAACCATTACGGATATAAGGTCAATTGCGCTCTTAGACTTATATAAAAGAGGGCATTTAAGGCCCGTTAAAATAACTTTATCTGACGTTGTTGATAAATTGAAACATCAAATGACGTCAAATGTTCACTTAAAAAATATGGAACTCATTGTGAAAGAGACTTTAGAGATAGTTCATACATCTCGGGTTGAAGCAATCAAAAACATTAATACAGGTGATTTAAATAAAATTAAAGATTTTCTAACTAAAAGACTGTTCCCGAAAGAAGATATGATTCGAGATTATGCAACGGAGATTATGAATGATCATTGGTTGTTAAATAGGTGATGATTTACATATTGTTATAATTGTGTACTTAAACAATAAGGAATGTTTTAGAAAAAGCAAAAAGATATTGTAGAGCACATCGTTGAACTAGGAGTCTATATTTTGTCTCCTACTAGCTTTTCTTTACACGATTATCTTTATCTTAGGGCCAGTCATTATGGAAATAACTAAATTTACGTTTAGTTAAGTAAGAGGAGATTGTGAAATATGAAGATTCCCATTTTAGAACCAGCAAAAGGCGTTTATTTAGAGGCGATCAAGAAATACATCAGATTTAGACAAGTACCACTAATGAGTGCAGACTACGAGGTAAACGGGGACATATATAAATTAGTAGGATTTTAATATTGAAGTTCATCACTCAACTCTTTGGAAAATGACGGATAGTAGTGTTATATTATCTCTTTTTCTCAGCTTTAGTTGTCATATTTAAAAAGACAAGGCATAAACTTGTACAAACATTGGGAAAAAGGGATGATGTGCGCTCATGAATCGCCGAAAAGAGGAAATAAAAGAAAGAATTGCAAAACGAAAAAAAGAACGTGCTCAGCAATCACATGGCGCTCCACTAAATGAAGTGAAACGTTCCACCTACTTGGATGACGACCATGTCATTTATCCTCCTTCCTATACCAATCAAAATAAGGATAGGGAGTTCCATCCGTTATTTCGACCAGAAATGTTTATGATGAAGCTATTAGTTGCTGCCTGTCTTGTATTAATTGTCGCCATTATCCATAAAAATGATCAAGCCCCATTCCAACAAGCTCGGGAAACAGTGCAGCAAATGATGGAAACAGAGTTTCAATTTGCAGCAGTTTCAAAGTGGTATGAAGAACAATTTGGAAGCCCAATTGCACTTTTAGAACCAATGACGAGCGATTCTCAAAAAGAAAATGATCCTCAATTTGCGGTACCAGCATCAGGAAAGGTACTCGAAAGCTTTGAAGATAATGGCCAAGGGATTACCGTTGAGACAACTAAAAAACAAGTAGAAGCTATGAACGAAGGTGTCGTAGTGGAAGTGAGCGAAAAAGAAGCAACTGGTTTAACGGTCATTATTCAACATAGTGATGGAACGGAGACATGGTACGGTCATTTAGGGGAAGTGGACGTGGCGTTGTATGATTACGTAAAAATGGGGGAATCCATTGGGCAAGTAAAGTTGAATGAAAGTGAGCAAGGAACCTATTACTTTGCCATTAAAAAGGGAGATCAATTTATTGATCCAAATCAGGTGATTTCATTTGAATAAATATATTTCGCTTCTATTCAAAGTTCATATTCATCCAGTTTTATGGGGAATTGCAGGGTTGAGTGTTGTCACGGCTCAATTTAAATCTTTAATCTTGCTCTTTGTCATTGTGTTTTTTCATGAAATGGGTCACGCAGTCTGTGCCCGTTTTTTTTCATGGCGTGTGAAGTCAATTATGTTACTCCCGTTTGGAGGAGTAGTGGAAGTGGACGAACACGGGAATCGCCCCCTGAAGGAAGAGTTTTGGGTGATATTGTCCGGTCCCCTCCAACATATACCGCTACAATTAATCGGCTGGTTTCTTTTTGCGATTGATTGGATATCGTATGAAACGTTCGTGTATTTTACATGGTTAAACGCTTCAATACTGTTATTTAATTTATTACCTATTTGGCCGCTCGATGGGGGGAAGCTATTTCTTTTATGGCGATCAGCGAACATGTCGTACCCGAATGCCCATCGCCAAGTTCTCGTCTTTTCCTTCTATTTACTTTGTCTCATCTGTTTTGTCACAGTTATCTTCCATCCAACCTCCATTAACTTATGGCTAATACTGTCGTTCATCGGTTACTCATTGTACATGGAAAATAAACATAAGCAATATGTGTATTTACGTTTTCTAATGGAACGTTATTATGGGAAAAATGAAGCGGTTCATGCATTGAAACCCATTGAAGTGAAAGAAGATGATGAGCTTTTTAACGTGTTGATGCGTTTTCAAAGAGGGTGTAAACATCCCATCATTGTTGAACAACATGACGGAAAGGTACAGTTAGATGAAACGGAATTATTGCATGCTTACTTTACTCATAAACAGACGAATGCTCGCATGAAGGAGTTGTTGTATGTTTATTGACGATTTGGAGAAAACATGAGTTAATGAAGAAAATGTAGGTTAGAAAAGAGGAATGTTTTTTGAGGCAACTGATTGTAAATGCGAGAACGGAAGAAGAAAAGATAGCACTTTTAGAAAATGGGCGGCTAACAGAAATGTTTATAAAGGATCGTCATCAAAAAATGTCGCCCGGAAGCATTTATAAAGGGCGGGTTCGTAATATTGTGCCTGGTCTACAAGCTGCATTTGTCGATATTGGTGAAGAAATAAACGGTTATCTTCATCGGAATGATGTACTAGCCTATTTACAAGCAGTCAAAAACGATCCATCTATCGAAGCAAAAAGTATTTCCTCCTTTTTAAGAGAAGGAGAAGAAATTATTGTTCAACTTGTGAAAGAAGGAAGCGAACATAAAGCGCCGAAGCTCACGATGAACCTTGAATTCAAGACCTCTTCCCTCGTATATAAACCGTTCGAGGAGCATGTTGCAATCTCAAAGAAAATTATAGATGAAGATGAGCGAAGCAGACTTGAACAATTTGGACGAGGTGTTTTAACTCGCGGAGGATTAATTATTCGAACAGATGCACAACAACATTCAACAGATACGTTAAGAAACATGTTTGCTGATCTTGAGCACGCGAGTACTGCTGTACTGAAAAAAAAAGGCGCTACACCTTGTAAGCTATATCACCCTGAGAACTTTATTGAAGAAATATTGCATGAAATCTCTCTTCACTCAATTGATGAGATCATTTATGACAGAGCGCATATTGGAAAAATAGTAAAACAGCTTATGCCAAAGAATGCAGCTGTTCAATTAACGTTTCACTCAGGGACAGAAGATGTTTTTTCTCTTAACAATGTGGATGAAGAAATTGATAAAGCGCTTAGAAAGAATGTATGGTTAAAAAATGGCGGTTTTATTGTCATTGAAGAAACAGAAGCGATGACGGTTATTGATGTGAATACTGGGAAATTTTCTGGCAAACATACATATCGGGACACGGTGTTACAAACAAACAAAGAAGCGGCGATAGAAATCGTCAAACAGCTGCGGTTACGGAATTTAAGTGGAATGATTGTGATTGATTTTATTGATATGAAAGAAAAAAGAGATCAGGACACCATTTTACAAGTCATAAGAAACGAGCTTAAAGAAGACCGTGTTTATTCGAAGGTTATTGG
The Bacillus kexueae DNA segment above includes these coding regions:
- a CDS encoding rod shape-determining protein encodes the protein MFGIGTRDLGIDLGTANTLVFVKGKGVVVREPSVVALQTDTKQIVAVGNDAKNMIGRTPGNVVALRPMKDGVIADYDTTATMMKYYIKQATKNKGLFSRKPYIMVCVPSGITAVEERAVIDATRQAGARDAYTIEEPFAAAIGANLPVWEPTGSMVVDIGGGTTEVAIISLGGIVTSQSIRVAGDEMDDAIINYIRKTYNLMIGDRTAEAIKMEVGSAGSPEGIENMEIRGRDLLTGLPKTIEITAKEIAEALHDTVYAIVDAVKNTLEKTPPELAADIMDRGIVLTGGGALLRNLDKVISEETNMPVLIAENPLDCVAIGTGKALDHIHLFKNRAKDQR
- the mreC gene encoding rod shape-determining protein MreC produces the protein MPQFLLNKRLILLLVSIILLVALIGFSFKKDRNLSWPEEFIQDTIGLVQSVFHRPAQYVAGFFENVNNLLDTYEENEILRSQLNSYMQLEERIQQLQLENEKLKEELDIQNEQDLSDYEVIRGTVYVRNPDQWNELIKINKGTIHGVEKDMAVMTAKGLIGKVKSTSQFTSTVQLLSMPNRENRISALISTENGAVFGLIEGYDDELKALEMKIIETDREIKEGDGVTTSGLGGIFPEGLPIGEVLKVEPDAYGLSKIAFIQPAADFYDIEHVMFIKREMPTIHSEEAEGEEE
- the mreD gene encoding rod shape-determining protein MreD; the encoded protein is MIKRFFLLFAIFTTFVSESIFVDLVSVPFLSDDQTVVPHFLVVAIIAVTAYTSQSFGILCGVLFGFLYDVVYTEVIGVYTFSYPVLAFLTRWALRAFHNNAFVLVLLSMLAISVLEFYTFWIYSAVGVTDLSVNMFVSNRLVPTLLLNATVSLLLIYPFKRFILSLQIEQIDD
- the minC gene encoding septum site-determining protein MinC: MNIVKAQKQNYVTIKGTKDGLTLYLDDTCSFQDLEREIDILLSKRQYVQEDSPLIGVVLKVGNRYLTEQQEERLKILIRKKRNLFVQSIDSNVMTKEEAERWKKETEIVSVAKIIRSGQVLKVSGDLLLIGDVNPGGTVMASGNIFIMGSLKGSAHAGTEGNRDAIIAASSMDPLQLRISDVLLSTLQEISNEGNGTMECAYIDENDTIVIDRVQQLSHLRPNLSRFEGE
- the minD gene encoding septum site-determining protein MinD codes for the protein MGEAIVITSGKGGVGKTTTSANLGTALAIFGKKVCLVDTDIGLRNLDVVMGLENRIIYDLVDVVQGRCKLHQALVKDKRFDGLLYLLPAAQTSDKSAVSPSEMAKLVEELKQEYDYIIIDCPAGIEQGYKNAVSGADKAIVVTTPEISAVRDADRIIGLLEKEDIEPPKLVINRIRNHLVQNGDMLEVDEIVTHLSIDLIGIVADDDEVIRASNEGEPIVMSPDSKASIAYRNIARRILGESVPLLALEEPDKGVFAKLKRFFGVKV
- a CDS encoding M23 family metallopeptidase: MNRRKEEIKERIAKRKKERAQQSHGAPLNEVKRSTYLDDDHVIYPPSYTNQNKDREFHPLFRPEMFMMKLLVAACLVLIVAIIHKNDQAPFQQARETVQQMMETEFQFAAVSKWYEEQFGSPIALLEPMTSDSQKENDPQFAVPASGKVLESFEDNGQGITVETTKKQVEAMNEGVVVEVSEKEATGLTVIIQHSDGTETWYGHLGEVDVALYDYVKMGESIGQVKLNESEQGTYYFAIKKGDQFIDPNQVISFE
- a CDS encoding M50 family metallopeptidase, producing the protein MNKYISLLFKVHIHPVLWGIAGLSVVTAQFKSLILLFVIVFFHEMGHAVCARFFSWRVKSIMLLPFGGVVEVDEHGNRPLKEEFWVILSGPLQHIPLQLIGWFLFAIDWISYETFVYFTWLNASILLFNLLPIWPLDGGKLFLLWRSANMSYPNAHRQVLVFSFYLLCLICFVTVIFHPTSINLWLILSFIGYSLYMENKHKQYVYLRFLMERYYGKNEAVHALKPIEVKEDDELFNVLMRFQRGCKHPIIVEQHDGKVQLDETELLHAYFTHKQTNARMKELLYVY
- a CDS encoding Rne/Rng family ribonuclease, with the translated sequence MRQLIVNARTEEEKIALLENGRLTEMFIKDRHQKMSPGSIYKGRVRNIVPGLQAAFVDIGEEINGYLHRNDVLAYLQAVKNDPSIEAKSISSFLREGEEIIVQLVKEGSEHKAPKLTMNLEFKTSSLVYKPFEEHVAISKKIIDEDERSRLEQFGRGVLTRGGLIIRTDAQQHSTDTLRNMFADLEHASTAVLKKKGATPCKLYHPENFIEEILHEISLHSIDEIIYDRAHIGKIVKQLMPKNAAVQLTFHSGTEDVFSLNNVDEEIDKALRKNVWLKNGGFIVIEETEAMTVIDVNTGKFSGKHTYRDTVLQTNKEAAIEIVKQLRLRNLSGMIVIDFIDMKEKRDQDTILQVIRNELKEDRVYSKVIGFTELNLLQITRKKVRKSLSELVTSSCSSCNGTGRVLSNESIAFRLQRELLSYRTKDVEAVLVEVRPDVIPYIEEGSLLEILESHLHMKLFIVPNHYVRTYAIRMEGSLVDIQKRMGRT